A part of Capsicum annuum cultivar UCD-10X-F1 chromosome 6, UCD10Xv1.1, whole genome shotgun sequence genomic DNA contains:
- the LOC124899695 gene encoding uncharacterized protein LOC124899695 isoform X2, protein MYPFESKKKHKDDWAAVLKVKPQNIIELPDEEIKIATELSIPFKFKEVEVYKIDMNVATVESIHLYDPNGYYIKVDGPINNGLFQEHHEIQEEATKEEYATEETEDEEEKDFEEDTDSD, encoded by the exons ATGTATCCTTTTGAAAg CAAGAAAAAACACAAGGATGATTGGGCAGCTGTATTGAAGGTCAAACctcaaaatattattgaattaccTGATGAGGAAATTAAGATAGCTACAGAACTGAGTATTCCATTTAAATTTAAAGAAGTTGAAGTCTATAAGATAGACATGAATGTTGCCACAGTTGAAAGTATACACTTATATGATCCAAATGGTTACTATATTAAAGTGGATGGACCCATTAATAATGGTTTATTTCAAGAGCATCATGAGATCCAAGAGGAAGCTACAAAAGAAGAGTATGCAACTGAGGAAACTGAGGACGAGgaagaaaaagattttgaagaaGACACAGATAGTGATTAG